The following DNA comes from Aquila chrysaetos chrysaetos chromosome 9, bAquChr1.4, whole genome shotgun sequence.
ggggggggacgacgacgcAGCcatcccccttccctcctgcttttcAGGCCGCCAAGAAGGGCTGCCGCCGTTTCGTTTGCTCTTCAGGTAATCGGGGTCCGAGCTATGGGGGGATGCTCACGAGTAATACGGGGAGCGTGTATTACCTGCCtgacccccccccgccgcttTCCGCAGGGGGGAACGCCGGTCTGGCGGCAGCGTACGCGGCCAAAAAGCTGGGGCTGCCGGTCACCGTCGTGGTCCCCAGTACCACTGGCCCCACCACGGTGCGCAaactggaggagctgggggcGGAGGTGGAGGTCTCTGGCCAGGTACCCCAGCCGCAGCCCCTAAAActggggtctgggggggggggacacacgacaCACCAGAGGGGGCTGAGCCTGAGCTCAGGCTGCTTTGCGATGCCGGGGCTGTGCATGGCAAACCCCAGCCCGAAACGGCCCCCTCCTGCATCGCCCACCCCCCGGCATTGCGGTACGGTCACCGCAGGGACCCCCACCTCAGCCCCGCGTGGGTTTCtggtgtcccccagccccgcggtGACAAGGGACCGATCTCTGGGGCACCGGAGCTGGATGCGGCCCCGCTGAGCCCccatcgccccccccccccctcccctccttccaggTGTGGGATGAAGCCAACAAGAGAGCCCTGGAGCTGGCACAGACCGAAGGCTGGGTCAGCATCCACCCCTTCGACCACCCATCGGTGTGGTGAGCGCTGCCGGggctcagctcctgcctccccatcCCCGAGGTCCGGGTCGGCGCGGGGTACCCCCGCTCTGCATCCTctgccccccccgcctccagctccctgctcctcgccTTCCAGGCAGGGTCATGCCAGCCTGGTCCGGGAGCTGAAGGACTCGCTGGAAACCAAACCGGACGCCATCCTGCTGGCGGTGGGTGGCGGGGGGCTGCTGGCCGGCGTGGTGGCCGGCCTGCGCCAGGTGGGCTGGCAGGACGTCCCCATCGTCGCCGCCGAGACCCGGGGGGCCCACAGCTTCCACGCGGCGCTGGCGGCCGGCCGCCTCGTCTCCTTGCCCGACATC
Coding sequences within:
- the SDSL gene encoding serine dehydratase-like isoform X4, whose protein sequence is MAAQPDGGEKPFHIISPTLESLPLSRAAGTKVYMKLENIQPTGSFKIRGIGRLCQEAAKKGCRRFVCSSGGNAGLAAAYAAKKLGLPVTVVVPSTTGPTTVRKLEELGAEVEVSGQVWDEANKRALELAQTEGWVSIHPFDHPSVWQGHASLVRELKDSLETKPDAILLAVGGGGLLAGVVAGLRQVGWQDVPIVAAETRGAHSFHAALAAGRLVSLPDITSVAKCLGAKTVAARALECAQECRVISQVVEDAEAVRAVERFLDDERMLVQPACGAALALLYAGRLRRLQREGRLRTPLASVVVVVCGGGSIQAAQLRALKDQLGLE